A window of Apium graveolens cultivar Ventura chromosome 8, ASM990537v1, whole genome shotgun sequence contains these coding sequences:
- the LOC141676696 gene encoding receptor-like protein 51, with protein sequence MEPPQQCLLILTLILLSTTNPTSHSSSTTLDPKQLTALQSLNIPTTTDPCTTTTCDNSSPFRHLLTLNLSNCPHHLQISTTALKSLFSLTSLSILDCPSLPLPHFPSPLSTNLRSFLAINSLTKLSGVFLSHLTHLTTLTISNTTINSTHPSIILNPMKSLNSLTITQARLNGLLPKHWHINLTHIDLSHNSLYGKIPTSLTRLENLQVLNLSSNGITGVIPNSIGDLLSLQKLSLSSNSLSGTIPESILAMPELIHLDLGSNQLNGTVPMFISEMDNLKYLNLEYNKFHGIMPFNESTIKRFIVFKISGNNKLCYNQTTISSKLVLGISPCDKYGLPIPPPPAKDSLSDGSTSRRSSKDEDDDGGDVKSDPDMNDHKGPSKVVLGVAIGLSSIVFLIVFLVLLSKWCG encoded by the coding sequence ATGGAACCACCACAACAATGCCTCCTCATCCTCACCCTCATCCTCCTCTCCACCACAAACCCAACCTCACATTCATCCTCCACCACACTAGACCCAAAACAACTCACAGCCCTCCAATCCCTCAACATCCCCACCACCACAGACCCATGCACCACCACAACATGTGACAACTCCTCCCCATTTCGCCACCTCCTCACTCTCAATCTCTCTAACTGCCCTCACCACCTCCAAATCTCCACCACTGCACTCaaatctctcttctctctcacaTCTCTCTCTATCCTCGACTGCCCTTCTCTCCCTCTCCCTCACTTCCCCTCCCCACTCTCGACAAATCTTCGATCCTTCTTAGCCATCAACAGCCTCACTAAACTCTCTGGAGTCTTCCTCAGTCACCTCACTCATCTCACCACTCTAACTATTTCCAACACTACCATCAACTCTACTCACCCTTCCATCATTCTTAACCCTATGAAATCTCTCAACTCTCTCACCATTACACAAGCAAGACTCAATGGTCTTTTACCCAAACATTGGCATATAAATCTCACTCACATTGATTTATCACACAATAGCCTTTACGGAAAAATACCAACTTCTTTAACTCGACTTGAGAATTTACAAGTTTTAAATCTTTCATCAAATGGGATTACTGGAGTGATACCAAATTCCATAGGAGACTTGTTATCTCTTCAAAAGTTGTCATTGTCTTCAAATTCGCTATCAGGCACTATCCCGGAATCAATTCTAGCAATGCCAGAACTTATTCACCTTGATCTCGGCTCAAATCAGCTCAATGGGACAGTACCAATGTTCATTTCAGAGATGGACAACTTAAAGTACTTGAATCTTGAATATAACAAGTTTCACGGTATAATGCCATTTAATGAGTCAACTATTAAGAGATTTATCGTGTTTAAAATAAGCGGGAATAATAAGCTTTGTTACAATCAAACGACAATTTCTTCAAAGTTAGTGCTTGGCATTTCTCCTTGTGACAAATATGGATTGCCAATTCCACCACCTCCGGCTAAAGATTCACTTAGTGATGGGAGTACCAGCAGACGGAGCTCGaaagatgaagatgatgatggtGGTGATGTTAAATCTGATCCCGACATGAATGATCATAAGGGTCCAAGTAAGGTTGTTCTTGGTGTTGCAATTGGTCTTTCATCTATAGTCTTCCTCATTGTTTTCTTAGTTCTTCTTTCTAAATGGTGTGGATAA